The genomic region TTTGACCGCCACCATGTAGGCCGTGGTCACCAGGGACACGGCCGTGAAATGGCAGAGCAGATGGGCCAGCTGGAGGGCCCCGACCATGAGGCCCGGACCCGGCCGGACAAACAGGTCCCGGCATCGGATTCGGCCAACGGTCAGGGCCAGGGTTAGAACCGTCACATGCAGAGCCAGGCCGAAGAAAATGGCCGCGGCCAAGGGATCGGACTGGAGGACGATCTTCTTGCCCAGAACGGCCGTCAGGCCATAGATCATGGCCGCCCCGAGCATGAGGCGGGAACCCCGCTCCCGAAACATGGCCCGGAAGGGCCCAAGACTGAATCTGCCGCCGTCAGGGGCCGTCCCCAGATTCAAGACGTAGCTTCCGACGATGAGAACGGCGATGCCGGCCACTCCTCCGGCCGAGGGCGTCTCGCCTAAAATGACGTAGGCGATGCCCAGGGCAAAGGCCGGGGTGGCCGCCAGATAGGGCATGGTCAGAGACAGGGGGGAGATGTTGATGGCCGTGATGTGCAGGATCGTGCCCAGGGCGTTGACCGGGATAAGCACGGCCATGGTCGCCCAAAAATCATTCCCGGGCGGAGACAGATCGAGCAGAATCAAGGCCGCCAGCAGAAACGGCAGGCTGTAGGCGGACAGGACCCCGTTCATGCCCATGGGGGATCGATCCCCGAAGCGGCGCTTGAGATAGGCCGCCTCAGTAGCCGAAAAAAAGGCCGCCAGAATGGAAAGCGAGAACCAAAGCATGAAAGGATCAGCGGACGGTCAGAAGAGCCTCGGCCAGCTCTGAGAACCCGGCCCCGCCCCGGGACGGGGTGACAAAGGCCGGTTCGGCCTCCAGGCGATCTCGCATGTCCAGGACGTTGGCTACGCCCACGGCCAGAGGAAAAAAGGCGAACATGGGCGAGTCGTTGGGCGAGTCTCCGGCAAAGACCACCCGGTCGCGGACAAGGTCCAGGTCGAGGCCGTATTCCCGGGCAAACAAGGTCCGAGTCATGGACAGCTTGTCAAAGTCCCCGAACCAGCCGTTGACGTGAATGGAACTGATCTTGGCCCTGGCCCCGGCCGCCTCGAACAGGGCACGAATGCGCTCGGCCTCGGCCATGGGCAGGGGAGGGACATCTTCGCAGAAATCGATGGCCAGGTCCGTGTCCCGGTAGGCTTGATCCGCGGAAACGGCCGAACCCGGCACCCGGACCGGAATCTCCCGGGCCAGCGTCTGCAGCCTGACCCTGTCCTCTCTCCTCTGGGCCTCGGTCCGGCTGAAATGACGGATCATTCGTCTGGACCCGGCATCGTAGCGGAAATACAGGGCCCCGTTCTCGCCGACCACCGCGCCCACCGGCCACATCCGGGCGATATGGTCGCACCACCCGGCCGGCCTTCCGGTCACGGGTACGACGGTGACTCCCGCCTCGGTCAAACGTTCAAGGGCCGTATAGGCCCCGGCCCCCAGCCGCCCGTGGTCCGTCAGGGTGTCGTCGATGTCCGTCAGGACATGGGTCACTCCCCGGAGGGCCTGTCGGGGCATCTCCGGCAGGGGACGCATGGTCGAATCCATGGTCAAATGATCCTGGCCCGGATCTTGGTCACCAGGATCTCGGCCAGAACCACCACGGCGAAAATGGCCAGAAGGATGACCGAGACCTGCTGCCAGCGGAACAAATTCATGGCCGTGTCCAGGGCCATGCCGATGCCCCCGGCGCCCACCAGGCCGATGACAGCCGACTCGCGGACGTTGATGTCCCAGCGAAACAG from Deltaproteobacteria bacterium harbors:
- a CDS encoding EamA family transporter; the protein is MLWFSLSILAAFFSATEAAYLKRRFGDRSPMGMNGVLSAYSLPFLLAALILLDLSPPGNDFWATMAVLIPVNALGTILHITAINISPLSLTMPYLAATPAFALGIAYVILGETPSAGGVAGIAVLIVGSYVLNLGTAPDGGRFSLGPFRAMFRERGSRLMLGAAMIYGLTAVLGKKIVLQSDPLAAAIFFGLALHVTVLTLALTVGRIRCRDLFVRPGPGLMVGALQLAHLLCHFTAVSLVTTAYMVAVKRLNGLFGVIYGGLIFREGRMPVRLAGAGLMALGAAVIALFG
- a CDS encoding HAD-IIB family hydrolase, whose translation is MRPLPEMPRQALRGVTHVLTDIDDTLTDHGRLGAGAYTALERLTEAGVTVVPVTGRPAGWCDHIARMWPVGAVVGENGALYFRYDAGSRRMIRHFSRTEAQRREDRVRLQTLAREIPVRVPGSAVSADQAYRDTDLAIDFCEDVPPLPMAEAERIRALFEAAGARAKISSIHVNGWFGDFDKLSMTRTLFAREYGLDLDLVRDRVVFAGDSPNDSPMFAFFPLAVGVANVLDMRDRLEAEPAFVTPSRGGAGFSELAEALLTVR